From one Microbacterium aurum genomic stretch:
- a CDS encoding purine-nucleoside phosphorylase, with protein sequence MSDSYSNPLDDPAADPFEIAAAAASDIARLTGVERHDIALTLGSGWGKAAELVGETTVTIPATEVTGFSAPALAGHVGSLRSILTPSGKRVLVIGARTHYYEGHGVRRVVHSVRTAAATGAKTMVLTNGAGGIKPTWKAGTPVLISDHINLTGDSPLEGATFIDLTDLYSTRLRDLARTIDPTLDEGVYCQFRGPQYETPAEVRMAKTIGGHIVGMSTALEAIAARQAGMELLGFSLITNMAAGIQTTPLSHREVIEAGQAAEPVISALLARVIGAL encoded by the coding sequence ATGTCCGACTCGTACAGCAACCCCCTCGACGACCCCGCGGCCGACCCGTTCGAGATCGCCGCCGCCGCGGCATCCGACATCGCCCGCCTCACCGGAGTCGAGCGTCACGACATCGCCCTCACGCTCGGCAGTGGCTGGGGCAAGGCCGCCGAACTCGTCGGCGAGACCACCGTGACGATCCCCGCGACCGAGGTCACCGGGTTCAGCGCACCTGCCCTCGCCGGCCATGTCGGGTCGCTGCGCAGCATCCTGACCCCCTCCGGCAAGCGGGTGCTCGTCATCGGCGCGCGCACGCACTACTACGAGGGCCACGGCGTCCGCCGCGTCGTGCACAGCGTGCGCACCGCCGCGGCGACGGGCGCGAAGACGATGGTGCTCACCAACGGCGCCGGCGGCATCAAGCCGACCTGGAAGGCCGGCACCCCGGTCCTCATCAGCGACCACATCAACCTCACCGGCGACTCGCCGCTCGAGGGCGCCACCTTCATCGACCTCACCGACCTGTACTCCACGCGCCTGCGCGACCTCGCCCGCACGATCGACCCCACGCTCGACGAGGGCGTGTACTGCCAGTTCCGCGGGCCGCAGTACGAGACGCCCGCCGAGGTGCGCATGGCCAAGACGATCGGCGGTCACATCGTCGGCATGTCGACGGCGCTCGAGGCGATCGCCGCGCGTCAGGCCGGAATGGAGCTCCTCGGGTTCTCGCTCATCACCAACATGGCCGCCGGCATCCAGACGACGCCCCTCAGCCACCGCGAGGTCATCGAGGCCGGACAGGCCGCGGAGCCCGTCATCTCCGCGCTCCTCGCCCGCGTGATCGGCGCGCTGTGA